The Melanotaenia boesemani isolate fMelBoe1 chromosome 8, fMelBoe1.pri, whole genome shotgun sequence DNA window CAGTGAAgtgaagagagggaggaagaaacACTGGGGCCTCTGGTGGAGGGAGGTTCCTTTCTCTCTGGCAGGATattcaaatgtaaacaaacttCCACACTTTCTTAGCCAGCTAGGCCAAAAATGGTGGTTTGTCATGCAGTCTGTCGCTCTCTTACTGAAAACGAGTGTCAGCATTTTATATGCCAGACTGAGAATGCTTCCACATACTTGAAGGTCACAGTGTTGAGTCATCTGTTACAGTTTTGGCATGCTCACAGAATCGAACTGGCGTGCTTTGATGTCTGAACCACTGACTCCTCCTCTGGATTGTTGTTGTAGATAGTTTTATGCTCTTCTACAAAGTGTGTTGCAGACAGATTGAAAGATCACAAGACTTATGTCATACACTGACACCCTGCATAAGAGGCCAGTGAAGTTCTTAGCTCAGTTCTACTCCCCCTGCTGTGGGCCTCAGCTTGGCCTCAAGTGGtatttgcatcttttaaaatagaGTCCAGTGAAAGCACCAGAAGCCAGACGACCAGATTctatacagtgtgtgtgttttgcatatttttatcCTCTACTCTAATTTCCTCATTTCAACTTTTATCATCTTTTTATGGTAATGGGTATTTTCATGAGTTGAATGCTAAAGCATGTATGCCTGTTTATCTTCCGAATCCATGTGTTTAAATAAGTCTACACATGTTCTCTTCAAAAGGTCTCATCTTAGCGAAATAAAATATTCTGCTAAACATTCCTTCAAAGGGATTTCAAGAAGAAGGAGGACAGGTACAGCAGATTGCTTTGATCCAGCTCTGTGAGACACTGAAAAGCCTACACCCGATTGAGAGGCAAGACACAAGAAGTGCGTCAGTGTTTCTTATAGAACTGAAGGGTGACGCCACCACCTCCTGCTGAGGgtgtttttataatttgtcAGCCTTTCTATACAGATCTGTGCCATTGTGCTTCTTGAGGTCAGGTAATATTTGTAGTGTAAACAGGCTTCTTGtgcttttaaaagcaagttttAGGAATAAGAAAGGCAGGAGTGGCATCTATATGTCTACGTATCTTGGCAGGTATGTGATGGTGAATGCGTGACAGGTCCGAATtaatcctgttttctttgttgtactgctgacacactgacacactAACTGTTTGAGACAGTGGCCATGGGACAACTGAGAATTATTGCCCCTTTGTTCCTCATTAGAAGCAGAGAAGTGAACTGTTGAAAGCACAAAGTCAGTGATTTTCCTTTGCCTCTTCACACCCCACCCCTACTGAATTAGCTTTAGTAGAGATAACAAGGTTACACATTCAGCTAGCTGATAAACACTCAGAGGCCAACGTGTTTGTCTTAGCCGTTAAAACGTCCCCCTTCAGTTTATTCTGTGTGAAGGTTTGGGTGTGCCGCACAAAGTTGCAATCCCAGAGCTCCCAACACCTGCTCTGCTCAAATATCACTTTTTGCTTTGACATTTCTcctcatttatttcattttttaatgacTCCAAGTGGCAAATCCAAACTGCCCCAGACATCATGCATCATATTAGCCAAAAGCAGGATGGGTATTGATTTATTTGGAGTGCTTGCTGTCTCAAGAGAGCCAAAGGTCAGGGACCCCAGACTGGTGTTGTTTCACAGGTCAACAGTGATATTCAGGGTTAAAGGTGAATAATCTTTTAGTGTGTGGCATCTGCCGTTGTGTCTCTATCAGCGTCGACAGTCAGCTAAATTTTGATGATGTGTTTAACTTAGAAttaactgataaaataaaatacatcttaACATTGATTAACTACAAAAGGCAAAATATAGATAGTAAACTGGCCCCTATATTTTATAGTGTCCATAAATGTGCATATATATGTGGTGGTTTTCTTAGTCTTTTATTatagaaaacacacaacactgTCAGTGGTAGACATTATGTCCAAAGTTTAAGTGTTTCAACTTGAAATGGGCATTTTTCCTGGTTTTCTGGGTATTTCTAGAACAAATAGTTAATCAGTCAAGAAATACTGCAATCAGTACTTGAACTACCTGCAACGTGAAGCGTTCCTGTAACATTTTTACACTTGTAAATTTAGTCAGTTATGGACAAAAGATTTCATATAAAACAGTCTACAACATGGCTGCTTAATTAAATATcatatgaagttttttttagcCATTAAAGGCATTTAGTATTTTACTTACAAAATTATCTATGTATTACAGAAATATCATCCAGTCACCTAAACCAAAGTGCTGATGGCTGCTTTCTTCCACTCTTTTGGTTCAGTTTGAACTAAATATGCCTTGCGGAGAGCGAATTTTGGCCTTCATTGTGTATGCACTGCAAAACAGCATACATTTAGTCTTGTTTACATATTTGGGAGTCACGCTTGTAGCTGAAAATCCAATTAGAAACTCAGTAAATCTGTTACTGTCTCTGTTTCTGCCTTGATATCTGCAGAGAGCCAGAGAAGAACAGTAAGAAAGCATGTTTTGTGTGTATGGTTGAACTTGGGGTGGGTAGCTGGGCATCTGTGTAATTTTGGCTCTCAGCACAGGACAAGAATAGAAAGGATTGAAACAGAAGCTCAATGTCACAGACCAGGCAGAGGGGCTGAAAAGCTGACAGCCCCTGAGTTTGTATGGTTTGAGTGGACTGTACAGTATGTGCCTTTACAGTCATACCGCATGTGGTGTCTTGTTACTAAAACGCCACTGTGAAACTTCAAGCGCCCCATACAAATGTAAAGTTGTAGCTAAAGACTGACTTATCCTCTTGCTGCATGTTTTCTAGacactttttgtgtttaatttttctttcatgtaacagagtctttttttaaaactcaggCAACAAGCTTTTAGGGAGATGTTTTGCAGTGAAGTCTGAGAACTGTTCAGATCCACCTTAAAACTGGTCTGCGGAGAGCGGGACTGCGCTttttcctccctctgccttctcCCTCTGCAGTGGGAAAGTGTGTCAGTGGGACAGAATGTCCACATGGGCTGACAGGCTACAGAGCCGGAGTGACGGATGACTCAGCCAATGCTGAGGAAGCAGCATACACCGCACAGCCACTGGGAAAGACAGAGTCTGAGGAAGGCGGGGTGTCAGTGTTGCTAGAGTGAGCCTACTCAATGAGTGTTGTGAAGAATGCTCACAGACAGGAGTTATATAATCGAGAGATGAGGGAGGGGTGGAGGGGAGGAAAGAGAGGAAAGGAGCGCGAGGGAGGAGGGAGATATTTTTCCATTGCATGCCTGCAGCTGCCCTCATCAGTTGGAGTATTTTAGTCAACAGCTTTAGAGAAGAGACAGGCGAGTGTGTCATTAAACGGAAAAAGAAGTGGaaagttgtgttttccagtACCTTAAAGTGCAACAATTCCTCCTCAATCCCTTGGTGGtttcccccaaaaaaaacaacaaaaaaaaaaacaaccaaagaagTGTTGCGCACAGCATTTGTGGGATTCAGATAGATAGCAAATGTCTCATGATATGGTAGCATATTATCTACACCTCTACTTAGAGAGAAGAATCTTTGTGTCTGTCAAATGTGTGAGGGTCATGTGATGCCCTATCAGTTTGTGAACTCTGTTCCCTCCTGAGAGGGGGGGGGGTATATAGGGGATACATACAAAAACAGCTCAAGGGAAATTATCTTTACTTGTACTGTGTTCTAGTTACTTTGCAGGACTGCTATTACCACTCGAGAAAATGCCATGATCATGTTTCCATAAAAGATGCAGGCAAGACAAATACAGACCAACAAACTGGTtaagatgagataaaaaaaaacagttatgtGACAGGCTTCCACTCTAAAGCTACACACACCTCTGGTAATGATACATGTTTTAGGGTCAGACTGCACTCACATTCATAAAGTATAAGTATAAACCTTATGATGTTGTCAGTTGGGGTCCTGCTGAGGATAAGTGAGGGAAGGTGCAATTTAACAACTGGATGTAGCTGTCTTTTGCAGTAAAACTGATAAAGGTCAGCAATTAAATGAGATCATGAATGAAAAATCCATTTAAGGTTCCTTTTGTAACATTTGTGGCGAGCTATTAAAATATTCACAGCTATGTctacattcatttaaaattctGTAAAAGTAAGGAACTTGTTTCTATTATTTAGCAAAAAATCTCATCGTTAGATAatacaagtttttttctttgacgtTGTATAATCTTGTTTCCGCAGCAGCTAAAATTCAGTTTAGCTTAAGCTGTGCCAgttcacaacaaaacaaattcatGCCACTGAAGAAATAAACAAGGCCGCTACAAATTGAATTAATATGGTCCAGTTAAGTCCAATTCCTTTTTGTTATGCTTATATAATACCATTCCTGAAAAGTAGCCTCATACAGGAAACTTAACAGATCACACTTAAGCATCACTTTGATTCAAGGATGGCGGGTGACGGTGGAAAGGAGAGCCTTGATTTACTGTGAACAAACTCTAGTAGAGCCAATCATGATAGAGACCTGAAGTTAGTTTTATTAATGTAGCAGCCAATTATAACATGTCATCTCTGGCTGCTTTACATAGTTAGGTCGGCACGTCACAATAATGTGGAGGGAGGTCCGGCAAAACCCCCTTGAGTTGTTCTTGGcaacagagaggaggaaaactCCTTTAAGAGAGGAAGAAAGCTCAGACAGAGCCAGACTCAGGGTGGGTGTCTGTCTGCCCCATCTGGGCTGAAAGCATGCTAAGTATGGGCTTCTATGAAACTATTTTGTCTGAATATTATACTGCTGAGTCTTGTGCTTGTTTAGATGTAGTTTATTTGAGCTACCAAACAAGCTAAAGTCATATCAGCTGTACTTCACAAAGCAGATGCTGACTGAGTGTTTAATGTGAAGCACAGCTTCCTGTGTCCATGTGAGACCCATTAGTGTCCAGTTTTGTGACATGTCATGCCAATGTTGTTTTTTGGTCCTGCAGCTCAGATCGAGGTCATCCCCTGTAAGATCTGTGGGGACAAGTCCTCAGGAATTCACTATGGAGTCATCACCTGTGAAGGCTGCAAGGTGAGTGGCAGAAAGCTGAAAGTAAAACAGAACACATAACTTTAACCAAGCTGCTTCATGTAAAGTTTTTGTGTAATTGATACcgttgtatgtttgtgtgcatctAGGGTTTCTTTCGTCGCAGCCAGCAGAACAATGCCATGTACTCATGTTCTCGCCAGAGGAACTGTCTAATTGACCGAACTAACCGTAACCGGTGTCAGCATTGCCGTCTGCAGAAGTGTCTGGCTTTGGGCATGAGTCGAGATGGTAAACACagacaaatacatttttcttttcctttaccCACTCATCAGAAAACAGATGCTTAAATAAgggaatttaaaatgttaagtttGTGATACTGTAATTTTACATCCATGTTCATTAAACTTAGCAGTGAAGTAAGTTGTCACACGTAGGATGAGTTTGTTTGTCTGTGACAGTGAGATGTTATTCCTCTCTGCAGCTGTCAAGTTTGGTCGCATGTCAAAGAAACAGCGGGACAGCCTCTATGCTGAGGTTCAAAAGCATCAGAAGTCCCAAGAGTGTGTTGGCTCCGGAGGAGGGTCCTCTGCCCTCTCTTTAACCAGGGAGGATggagtctgcagcagcagtGCAGAGGATGGTGAAGAGGGTTTGAGCCGATCCTACAGCAGTGGGGGCTCCACCTCCACACTCAGCGACCTGGATGACATTGCAGCGCTGCCTGACCTGTTTGACCTGCCGCTGACCCCTGAGGAGGCCAGCGAATACTGCAGCCTGGAGCTGCTCGGGAGCGGAGGAGCCAGCACTGGGAACACCTCCAactcctcatcttcttcttcgtcttcctcATCCTTGTCCAATCAGAATTCCCCTCAGCAGACTATGCTGGACTCGGCGGACACCAATGGGATTCAGCTCCTGCATATACATCCACTGCTGGGACATAGACATGCACTGCTGGACCATCTGCCGGATGACTGCTCAGTAACAGAGCTTGGTAAGATTTAAAGCAACAGCAAACAATGTCTTATGTTCCATCTCTTATGCCACAAAGAGAGTGTCATGTAGTGTACTAGAATGTCtttgtttcatattttactAACAAATCATATAAGGCAGGGATTTCAAACTCCCCACGTTGAGGTCtgctgtccagcaggttttagaagCTTCCCTGGCCCATTCATTCATGAGACAGGCCTGTATTAGTAAAATCTATAGTATGCTAAATTGCTCAAGGGTTTCATGCTTCTTTAAAGTTAATACTTTTTCCATCTGTTTCATATTAAATCGCTCTTAGCAGTTCGTGGAGCATTATTGCTTTTGTTCGGCGGACAGCGGTTTTAACACGTTAAGAACATGAGGCAAATATCCCTGCACCAAAGATTTAAATCAGATCAGAGGATTGGAGATTAGTTTGTGGACGTGCACCACAGCTGGATGCTCTGGCAGAATAATATTGAGCCAATGTTTATTTGAGAGCCTATAGTAAACTCCTGGCTGTGCCTCCCTGGAAATGAGCAAAAGCGCTTAACAAAACCggatgaaagaaaatataatatcattttaaaagcaaatctAATTTGGCAGCAAACAAAGATGAAGGGCAGGGATATATGTATCTCTTGAGAatgtcacacacacaacagataAAACAGCAAAGCAGGACAAGGACAAGATTAAATTggcaaaacaagcagaaaataaacaatatgaAAGGGAGAGGAAAATCTTCTTTCCGCAAACAGGGTCAAGTAGAGGCACTGTGGTGTAGTAGTCTTTATACTCTCTCTAAAGAGAAAGCAGTGTCTCTAAAGACCTTTTTAGGaattaatttctcttttattagATGGTTTCTAGAAACAACAAACTGCTTTGAGTAGAGCTCTGGGGACTGTGAAAGGAAGAAATTAGTAGAAATATTGGCACTAGTGCAGGAATTGGGAAATGttaggtaaaaaataaacaaggcattaggattcattttttttcctgctgcaaagtGTCTTAACAATAACAGGCCACATGAATGTGTAGATATAAAAACAGCACCACCATGATTCTCCTACACTTTCCCTGTGCTTGCAAAGCACAAACCTGATACAGTACCAACAGAGTGAGACAGCACTGAGTgtcgtgtgtgtgtttcattttacagaGAACATCACTCAGAGTATTGTCAAGTCCCACTTGGAAACATGTCAGTACAGCGCTGAAGACATGAAGAGATTTACCTGGGTACAGTATTCACCTGAGGAAACACGGACTTTCCAGAACAAGGTAAGCAATCACACCGTAGCTCTcaggaaaagtaaaacaaaaacacctttgTGTGGGAAAATCTTTCTTCAGAGTCACCAACCTCAGTCTTTTGCAAAAGCTTAGTAAGCCTCACTGTTGCACAGGGTGGATTGTCTTTTCATTaccacacataaaaacacttcATTGGTTACATGCATGACAGTAGTGtggattttttatcttcaataaaacaatattataatgcaaaatgttttaaagcagCCTGATGATGCTGGACAGTGATGCTGATGGACTTGTCATGCTCCCTTCTTTTTTGCAGTCAGCTGAGTGGATGTGGCAGCAGTGCGCCCACCACATCACCAATGCCATCCAGTACGTGGTGGAATTTGCCAAGCGTATTGCGGGCTTTATGGATTTGTGCCAGAATGATCAGATTATACTGCTGAAAGCAGGTCAGTGTACAGTCTAAACTGCTGACTTATCTAACTCACTGAGTTAATAttccaaagtaaataaagtcttaaACTTGCTAATTTGAGttccttcc harbors:
- the LOC121644188 gene encoding nuclear receptor ROR-beta-like isoform X1, which gives rise to MPMLFFGPAAQIEVIPCKICGDKSSGIHYGVITCEGCKGFFRRSQQNNAMYSCSRQRNCLIDRTNRNRCQHCRLQKCLALGMSRDAVKFGRMSKKQRDSLYAEVQKHQKSQECVGSGGGSSALSLTREDGVCSSSAEDGEEGLSRSYSSGGSTSTLSDLDDIAALPDLFDLPLTPEEASEYCSLELLGSGGASTGNTSNSSSSSSSSSSLSNQNSPQQTMLDSADTNGIQLLHIHPLLGHRHALLDHLPDDCSVTELENITQSIVKSHLETCQYSAEDMKRFTWVQYSPEETRTFQNKSAEWMWQQCAHHITNAIQYVVEFAKRIAGFMDLCQNDQIILLKAGCLEVLLIRMCRAFNSNNSTIFFNGKFAPAQFFKALGCDDLVSAVFELGKALCRLQLSDEEMALFSAAVLLSPDRPWLTEGQKVQKLQEKVYLALQHSLKKSGASDEKLDKMVSKLPTMKSICNLHIDKLEFFRLVHPETAYSFPPLYREVFGSEMPLPDSTDS
- the LOC121644188 gene encoding nuclear receptor ROR-beta-like isoform X2, with product MRAQIEVIPCKICGDKSSGIHYGVITCEGCKGFFRRSQQNNAMYSCSRQRNCLIDRTNRNRCQHCRLQKCLALGMSRDAVKFGRMSKKQRDSLYAEVQKHQKSQECVGSGGGSSALSLTREDGVCSSSAEDGEEGLSRSYSSGGSTSTLSDLDDIAALPDLFDLPLTPEEASEYCSLELLGSGGASTGNTSNSSSSSSSSSSLSNQNSPQQTMLDSADTNGIQLLHIHPLLGHRHALLDHLPDDCSVTELENITQSIVKSHLETCQYSAEDMKRFTWVQYSPEETRTFQNKSAEWMWQQCAHHITNAIQYVVEFAKRIAGFMDLCQNDQIILLKAGCLEVLLIRMCRAFNSNNSTIFFNGKFAPAQFFKALGCDDLVSAVFELGKALCRLQLSDEEMALFSAAVLLSPDRPWLTEGQKVQKLQEKVYLALQHSLKKSGASDEKLDKMVSKLPTMKSICNLHIDKLEFFRLVHPETAYSFPPLYREVFGSEMPLPDSTDS